One stretch of Scophthalmus maximus strain ysfricsl-2021 chromosome 12, ASM2237912v1, whole genome shotgun sequence DNA includes these proteins:
- the fgl2a gene encoding fibrinogen-like 2a, translating into MGKIVLFVCASLLLTATSQGADFPVNSNQRWDARGAYTLGSDSSAPTSCPMKLRPSGQCGSSGAGAEEGDDCPYQLTLPPLTIQLPKQFRLLEKTMKELQSLKEVVNKLRTGCQECRGARGSGAFGHQQSDQGQKEAGEEIKLDLTGQEVLGGLSQEERGDGMVPGATVDSTGLGQGSVFGKITPSPSSMQEMQVKLNRMSTSLRNARSQISAMQGRLEGLNLLNMDNVQAMVDRRVENITGVVNKLSSTCTTQCAVVQNTPQFILAPRDCSDYNVLEGRKNGVYRVTPDPRNGTFEVFCDMESFGGGWTVIQQRLNGSVSFNRTWTEYKKGFGNLRGEFWLGNDHLHFLTKTKDMILRIELEDFEGVREYAKYDQFYVANEFLRYRLSVSGYSGTAGNAISFNKHFNHDQKFFSTPDRDNDMYPSGNCGAYYSSGWWFDACMSANLNGKYYHKRYKGVRNGIFWGTWHNMSTEYYPTNYRQAFKTVKMMIRPKNYAP; encoded by the exons ATGGGGAAAATTGTGCTTTTCGTTTGTGCCAGTCTCCTGCTCACAGCCACCAGCCAGGGAGCGGACTTCCCCGTCAACTCAAACCAGAGATGGGACGCTAGAGGAGCTTACACTTTGGGATCTGATTCTAGTGCCCCCACCTCCTGCCCCATGAAACTGAGACCCTCAGGCCAGTGTGGGAGCTCCGGAGCCGGGGCAGAGGAGGGCGATGACTGTCCGTACCAGCTCACCTTACCCCCCCTCACCATCCAGCTGCCCAAGCAGTTCAGGCTGCTGGAGAAGACAAtgaaggagctgcagagccTGAAGGAGGTGGTGAACAAGCTAAGGACTGGGTGCCAGGAGTGCCGCGGGGCACGAGGCAGTGGAGCCTTTGGACATCAACAATCTGACCAAGGACAGAAGGAAGCCGGGGAAGAAATAAAACTGGACCTGACAGGACAGGAGGTGCTAGGTGGGTTGAGtcaagaggagaggggagacggGATGGTCCCTGGAGCTACTGTGGACAGTACTGGACTGGGACAAGGTTCTGTTTTTGGGAAAATTACACCGAGCCCCAGCTCCATGCAGGAGATGCAG GTGAAGCTGAATAGGATGTCAACCAGCCTGCGCAACGCCCGGAGCCAGATCTCGGCTATGCAGGGTCGTCTGGAGGGGCTCAACCTGCTCAACATGGACAACGTGCAGGCGATGGTGGACAGGCGGGTGGAGAACATCACCGGAGTGGTCAACAAGCTCAGCTCCACATGCACCACCCAGTGTGCAGTAGTACAGAACACCCCTCAGT TCATCTTAGCCCCCCGGGACTGCTCAGACTACAACGTgctggagggaagaaagaacGGTGTGTATCGCGTGACCCCTGATCCCCGCAATGGGACATTTGAGGTCTTCTGTGACATGGAGTCCTTTGGAGGGGGCTGGACTGTGATACAGCAACGGCTCAACGGGTCCGTCAGCTTCAACCGCACCTGGACCGAGTATAAGAAAGGCTTCGGCAACCTCAG AGGTGAGTTCTGGTTGGGCAACGACCATCTCCACTTTCTGACAAAGACCAAGGACATGATTCTGCGTATTGAACTGGAAGACTTTGAGGGCGTCCGGGAATATGCAAAGTATGACCAGTTTTACGTGGCCAATGAGTTCCTTCGCTATCGGCTGTCTGTCAGTGGATACAG TGGGACTGCTGGCAATGCCATCAGTTTCAACAAGCACTTCAACCACGACCAGAAATTCTTCTCCACGCCCGACCGTGACAACGACATGTACCCCTCCGGGAACTGCGGCGCCTACTACAGCTCGGGCTGGTGGTTCGATGCCTGCATGTCGGCCAACCTCAACGGGAAGTACTACCACAAGAGGTACAAGGGAGTGAGGAACGGCATCTTCTGGGGAACGTGGCACAACATGTCGACAGAGTACTACCCCACCAACTACAGGCAGGCCTTCAAGACTGTCAAGATGATGATACGGCCCAAGAACTATGCTCCTTAA